In one Henriciella litoralis genomic region, the following are encoded:
- a CDS encoding cation:proton antiporter domain-containing protein → MADPATTPVDALIPAMTLLAAGGASALASKALKLSPIVGYLAVGILIGPHVFGLIDESPTTHLLAELGVVFLLFDIGLHVSLRELRESGRDLMGLAPAHLILTSFPFTLALMLFGLDWPIALALGISFGLSSTAVVSRVMVERGLGSCPLGRSTTHVLIFQDIVAIFLLIFANSLGDDISGMALALNLAQAAGVAILAFIVAFAAGHFLMGPILRGLAQTRNHEAFTAVTLLLVLGAASATAYLGLSLTLGAFLAGLAVSGTAFRHQVQMETGPFRGLLLSFFFMSVGLSVDLGVLLDRWPIVLAVTAAILGVKTLTGFAAARLNKWSNPGSIQLSFLLAQGSEFTLVVLSILVMATDAVPPAVDTIAVASIALSLALAPFWAAAGMRLSRKVANMFKGQTRPVNETTPIGPNRPVIIFGMTPAGRLAADALADHSIPHVCLDAEPDRFVSAIADGYKVSFGNAANLRLVEAVAGRNPRAVVIGAPRYEVSRDLTPASQVEFPNTPRFVSVDNEADRQRFSGLGMRAWISMGEPVGIEMAADILRQLGVEEQKVADWMSREADRFDVNEPADLSEKAETEAA, encoded by the coding sequence ATGGCGGACCCCGCAACAACACCTGTCGATGCGCTGATCCCAGCCATGACCCTGCTGGCGGCCGGCGGCGCATCCGCATTGGCTTCCAAAGCACTGAAACTCTCGCCGATTGTCGGCTACCTCGCTGTGGGTATTCTGATCGGTCCTCATGTGTTTGGACTGATCGACGAAAGCCCGACAACGCACTTGCTCGCTGAGCTTGGTGTGGTGTTCCTGCTGTTCGATATCGGCCTGCACGTCTCCCTTCGTGAGCTGCGCGAAAGCGGACGGGACCTTATGGGGCTGGCGCCGGCGCATCTTATACTCACCAGTTTTCCATTCACGCTCGCCTTGATGCTGTTCGGGCTGGACTGGCCTATCGCCCTGGCGCTCGGCATATCGTTCGGTCTGTCATCGACCGCCGTCGTTAGCCGGGTCATGGTTGAACGGGGCCTCGGCTCCTGCCCTCTGGGCCGTTCGACGACCCATGTGCTGATCTTCCAGGATATTGTCGCTATCTTCCTGCTGATCTTTGCCAACTCGCTTGGCGATGACATCAGCGGAATGGCGCTTGCGCTGAACCTCGCGCAGGCCGCAGGTGTCGCGATCCTTGCCTTCATTGTCGCCTTTGCTGCAGGTCATTTCCTGATGGGGCCGATCCTTAGAGGGCTCGCCCAGACAAGAAATCATGAAGCCTTCACCGCTGTCACATTGCTGCTCGTACTCGGCGCCGCGTCCGCCACTGCCTATCTCGGCCTGTCTCTGACGCTTGGCGCCTTTCTGGCGGGTCTCGCCGTTTCGGGTACGGCCTTCCGGCATCAGGTGCAGATGGAGACAGGACCATTTCGCGGGCTGCTTCTATCATTCTTCTTCATGTCGGTGGGGCTATCGGTCGATCTTGGCGTCCTGCTTGATCGCTGGCCCATCGTGCTCGCCGTCACGGCCGCCATACTTGGCGTGAAAACTTTGACCGGCTTTGCCGCGGCCCGCCTCAACAAGTGGAGCAATCCCGGCAGTATCCAGTTGTCATTCCTGCTGGCCCAAGGGTCTGAATTTACGCTGGTTGTGCTGTCGATCCTGGTGATGGCGACCGATGCCGTTCCGCCTGCTGTGGACACGATTGCGGTCGCGTCGATTGCCCTATCGCTCGCACTTGCGCCGTTCTGGGCGGCGGCCGGCATGCGGCTATCGCGCAAAGTGGCCAATATGTTCAAAGGCCAGACACGGCCCGTCAACGAGACGACGCCCATCGGCCCGAACCGTCCGGTTATCATCTTCGGCATGACCCCCGCCGGCCGGCTGGCGGCAGACGCGCTCGCCGACCACAGCATCCCGCATGTCTGCCTTGATGCAGAACCGGACCGCTTCGTCTCCGCCATTGCAGACGGATACAAGGTCTCGTTCGGCAATGCGGCCAATCTGCGCCTCGTCGAGGCCGTTGCGGGACGTAATCCGCGCGCCGTTGTCATCGGCGCACCGCGCTATGAAGTCTCGCGTGACCTGACGCCCGCTTCACAGGTTGAGTTTCCCAACACACCACGCTTTGTTTCTGTGGACAATGAAGCCGACCGCCAGCGCTTTTCCGGCCTTGGAATGCGCGCCTGGATCTCAATGGGTGAGCCGGTCGGTATCGAAATGGCTGCAGATATCTTGCGTCAGCTCGGTGTTGAAGAACAGAAGGTCGCTGACTGGATGTCACGCGAGGCAGACCGCTTCGATGTTAACGAGCCCGCTGACCTTTCTGAAAAAGCTGAGACAGAAGCGGCCTGA